gtACCCCAGGTGGTGCATTCAGGCACGGATTTTCATTTCCTTGAGAGACGTACTGGTGAAAAGGCTGAACTTGTAGTTGATGGGTGAAGTCAGTGCTGGCTTGAATTCCTGAAGTGATAACTGCCAAATTTTGGTGGCAGAGGGCAATGGTGTGACATATCGGTGCAATGTTTATCACTGCCACTTTGCAGACTGTGTTAGACCCTGTCCTTGggtgctgtctctgtggagtttttACATTCGCTCGTGATATGTGGGTTTCCAGATGATTCAGTTTGTTCTGTCATTCCAAAGATATAATAATTGGTTATTGGTAATTGTTATATTCCCCTTTTGGTAAGTAATAAAAGGAAACAGAGATTTTGATGGGCAGATATGAAAGAGAGTAAGTTTCAGGGCTACCAGGGAAGATGAGGAGCAGGGAATGGGATGGATGAGATTGTTGCGTTATAATTGGATTTGACcattgggccaaatagcctccttcTGTGTTGTAGCAAGCAATGGGTGGCTGATGCAGGAGCATTCATTTACTACTATCAGTTAAAAGGAATCTTTAACTTTGGAGTTTTGAACTGCATTTACATGAAGACAAGTCAAGATAAAATTTCGCCTGAGAAACTTGTAATCCATCAGCTTTgtgaatgtttgttggtgccaacCAGCAGGTTTTTGGTCTCAGAACTTGCTTTGGCTATCCACAGTCCCCAGCTCCCAACCTCACTGCAGGATGTCTGAGAACCAAGTATTTCCTTGAGGTTTTggggaaaataaaacagaaatatcCAGGAACAATGTCAGTCCCATGCAACATTCCCAGTTTCAGATGCAATAGATACAGAATCAAGTGGAATCTGAGATTTTGTTAATGTGTTGGTATCATTCACTTATCATAAGACCGtaaaacacaggaacagaattaggccatttagcccatcaagtctgccccaccatttcaaaatggctaatccattttctcTCAACCCCAATTTCTTGATTTCCCTACCTGCATCCCTTTGTGCCCTGATCAattaggaatctatcaacctctgccttaaatgtacatgaaGTCTTGGCCGCCACaggtgcctgtggcaatgaattccacagattcaccactctctggcaaaagaaattcctcttcgtctcatttctaaaagaacacccctctattctgaggctgtgtcctctggtcatagactcttcACAagacgaaacatcctctccacatccactctatcaaggcttttctccattcgataggcttcaattaggttgcccctcattcttatgaattctagtgaatacagtcccagagccatcaaatgctttctgTAAGACAAGtcgttcaatcctagaatcattttcatgaacctccgtTGACCTCCAGTTTAAAAACCTCCTTTCTAAGAAGAGTGACCCAAAACAggtggagtcagtggtgaggaaggcaagtgcaatgatcgcattcatttcatgaggtctggaatacaagagcagtgatgtgaggctgaggctttataagccactggtggggcctcaccagttctgggctcctcatctaaggaaagatgtactggcattggagagggttcagagaaggtttacaaggatgattctgggaatgaaagggttatcagacgaggaatgtttgatagttctgggtctgtactcactgaaatttagaagaatggtgggggggggtctcattgaaaccttttggatGTTGAACGGACaatacagagtagatgtggaaagggtatttcccatggtgggcagTCTAGGacgagggcacaacctcaggatagaggagcatccatttaaaacagagatacggagaaatttttttagtcagagggtggtgcatttgtggaatttattaccatgggcagctatggaggccagatcatttggTGTatgtaaggcagagcttgatggattcttgattggataCAGCATGAAAGGTTAGAggggaaggctggggagtggggctgaagtGGGgagaaaaaagatcagccatgattaaatggcagagcagacttgaggggccaaatggtctaattctactcctatgtcttatggccttattgtctaaaactgctaacaatactcccaagtgaggcctcaccagtgctttataaagtctcaacattacgtccttgcttttatattctagatctcttgaaatgagtgctagcatcacatttgccttcctcaccacacactcaacctgcaaattaacctttaaggaatgcTGCACAAGGACTGCCATGTATTTTTGCACtttactttctctccatttagaaaatagtcaaccctttcatttcttctaccaaagtatatggccatatacttcccaacactgtattccatctgccacttctttgcccattcttctaatctgtttaagtccttctctacttcctcaaaactacttgcccctccacctatcttcatatcgtctgcagactttacaacaaagccatcaattccatcatccaagtcatttacatataatgtgaaaagaattggtcccaacacagaccctgtggaacaccactagtcaccagcagccaaccattcccactctttgcctcctgccaatcagccaatgttttatccatgctagtgtctttcttgtaataccacaggctcttagcTTATTAAACAGCCTCGTCtgacactttgtcaaaggccttctgaaaatccaagtacacagcatcaaccaattctcctttatctatcctgcttgttgtttcttcaaagatttcTAACAGATTTATCCTCATATAGTTGAGTGGAAGAGATGCATCAGTGGAAGAGTAGAGGCATATTCTCTGTTTATAAACTTGGTTGTAACTGGTAGTTAAAtaaatgtaacacacacaaaatgttggtgtaacgtagcaggccaggcagcatctataggaagaagcaccattgatatttcgggccgaggcccttcgtcaggactaactgaaagaaaagatagtaagagatttaaaagtaggagggggagggggaaatacaagatgataggagacgaccggagggggtggggtgaagctaagagctggaaaggtgattggcaaaagggatacagagctggagaagggaaagcatcatgggacggaaggcctaaggagaaagaaggagggaggggagcaccagagggggatgaagaacaggcagagtgatgggcacagagaaaaaaaggggaggggggagaaaataaaaaaaatcagggatggggtaagaaggtgaggaggggcattaacggaagttggagaagtcaatgttcatgccatcaggttggaggctacccagacggtatataaggtgttgttcctccaacctgcgtgtggcttcatcttgacagtagaggaggctatggatagacatatcagaatgggaatgggatgtggaattgaaatgtgtggccactaggagatcctactttctctggcagacagagcgtaggtgttaaTAAATAAATGTAGGTGTAAataaatgtctttttttttctcgATCTACCCATATGGGTGGCTCAGTGGGGTTGTTATGGTTATCATGATCTTCTGGAGAGTTCTTAAATATCATTGTTGGTTGAAGCTAAGCAGACTATAAATTACTCATGCAACTGCAGCCTGCTCTTGTACTGCCTTTTGTTTTTTGTTATATATCAGCAGCACCAGCAGCTGCCCTTTCACGAGGCCTCTGGGTAGAGGGCCCCTGAAACTTACTCCACCATTTAATTAGTTCAGGCCTGATCTACAAGTTAGGAGTAGAATCTTGAACAAATTGATGGGAATCTGGGGACTTAAAGAATGGGATTAATGTCGGATTACTGTAAATGGTGGGTTGGCAGGCACAGACCTGTTGAGCCAGATGGCCTGCTTctgtagtgtgtgtgtatttgtgagcTTGTATGTACATAGGTGACTGTACATACAAAAGAATGAGGCAAATGAAAAATACATTGAGCTGAAGAAAGGGCCATTCAGACATTTGTACAAAAGGTTGGTGAAACAAGTCAGTTTTAAAATGGCAATGGAATGAAATCAAGAGTTCATTCCAGAATTCTGCCTGATAATTTGATTGCCAGTGTTGGGGCCAAGCAAATTGTAGATGTATAAGAGGTCTGACTTGTATAAGGCTACATGTAACCCTTGACTGATATAACTGTGGGTATGATTTCTTAACTCTACATTGTACAACAGTAACTGAACATctgtttctattttttttttctttttaattcagcaatgtaaagcagagattgaagaatgcagtgagactCATTCCCTGCACAGGATTATTTCTGACGATGACAAAGAGCCTGGCTCTATTACATATCAACCAGGAGTAGCCCAAACAAATCAGCTTCTGCTGAACAAACTGGATTCAGTATTGTCAGAAGATGGGATTGTCTGTCAGATAAGTATGAAAGATGGACCTCAGTTTATGCCTGAGCAACAAGAAGCTATGTCAGCAACAGATAAGCATTTTAAAGTATATACGGAGCAGAAAGAAGTGATGGAAGAAAGGACAAATTCATGTACTAAAGTGGACAGCACGATAGTTTCAGTACAACTGGATAAGGTTAACTCTACTCAGGTAGAACAGAGGAGTACAACAGTTGTCCATCTCGGACATCATACTTATTCAACCACAGAAGTGTACAGTTCTGGGGAACAACTGGAATATAGTTCTGCCTCACATGGAGGACTAGCATTGGTCTTGGGAAAAGAAGAGGACAGTGGAATTACAAGACATTGTCCTGAGCTTCAAGGAGTTCAAAGCAACAAATCTGATAAATTGCAGGCACGCATACAGGATCTTGAAGAGGAGCTGGAAGAGTTGAAGGCCTTCTACAGTAAGCAGCTGAAGGATAACAATGAAGAGCTTATGGGCTTAAATCAGATAGTTTTGGGTTACAAGGAAGAGATAGTAAAAGCAAATGAAGCCATTGATAATCTGAGTGCAGAGAAGAATGAGCTTCTTGATCAGATTCAGAAGTACAGTGAGGAGTTGTCTTTAGTACCTCAACTAAAAGAGAAACTGACAAAAgcagaggaagaggcagttgaTGAAGAGAAAAAGAACTACTTGGTTTTGGAAAACATGAGTATGCAGAACAGTTTATTACAAGAGCAGTTTCAcagtgcagaaaatgaatctaggTCAAAGGATATGAAAATTGAGGCCCTGGAGAGGGAGCTGGACATCATGCagcatcagatcagtgaacaagaGGTAGAGGTTAAAGACCTGAGAGGAGAGTTAAAAATGAAGAAAGAAGCAACCTTGAACTTGAAGCAGCTTGTCAATGATGACAAGTCCAAAATTGAGGAACTTGTGCAGAAGCTGGCTTCTAAGGAGCAGGAATTGGTGACCATGCAGCAAGCTCTTTTTGAAAATGTAAGTAAAGTGCAGCAACTTCACTCGTGTCTGTCAGAAAAGGAAAGAGAAATGGCTGAGGTCACTATGAGTATGTCTGAGAAAATGGTAGTGTTAAATGAAGAGAAATTTTCTTTGGGAAACCAAGTGAAACAGTTAAAGGAGCAGGCGCTATTGCTACAAAAAGAACCAGAGGGGAAAGAAGAAGAGAAGCCCTCTAGTGAACCTGAGCAACCCACCAGGAGTAAAGAACAGACTGACCTTTCACAAAGTGGCACAGGCAGACTGGAGCTAATACTGAAGGAGAGGGATGATTTAAAGAAACATGTAGATAACCTGACAAAGGAGAATGAGCAGATAAAAAGAAAGCTCCAGGCTGCTTTGATAAAAAGGAAAGAACTTTTAAAGAAAATGGAAGAGATGAAACAGGAAGCACAGAATAAAGACTGTGAAGCAGAGGAAAGTTCTCCATCAGGGAATGAAGCAGGATGCAGTGACCTCAACTCTTCAGAGCCAGTGCAACTATGTgaagaaaatcaaattcagaatcAACAGAGTGTTGATCTGGTTAGGGCTcttgctgagaaagaaacagATTTGCAGAATGTCAGGGAAGCTCTGCAAGATCAAGAAGCTACTGTTGGTCACCTTCAGAATTTGGTAGAAGATCTGAAACAAAAACTTCAGAAGAAAACAGATCAAGTGAATTCACTGGAAGCAACTTTATTGCCCAAGCAGTTGGATAATCCACAGGCAATGTCAcaacatgaaatggaagagaaggatgttgagaatgAGAGCACTGAAATTGATTCTGATAAGGTCCCTGAGCCCATTATCACAGTGGAAGGATCGGAAGAAAGTAAGCAAACTCTGCTCGAGTCTAAGCTTTCTGTACTGGAACAAGAGAAGGATCAGCTGCAGAAGAAGCTTGAGGAAGCTATGAGTTTGCGGAAGGATATGATCAAAAAAGCTCAGGAGAAGAATAGACTCCATAGGGAGCAAGTAAAGCAACAGAAGGAACAATACAATGCTTTACTGGAGAATTTCAATCAACAGAGTCAGGAGAAAGTAAGGATTTGTGAAGAGCTTTCAAGAGTGAAAGAgcagctgcagcttttggaaGAGAAGCCTGCAGGTGCAGAACCGCAGCCAGGGAAACTACTTCAAgagaattctgaggaagcaaaagACGAATTGTCAGAGAGGAGTGAGCATTTAGGTTGGAGCTCTGAATTGATGGACACTTCAAGAACAATCCTGGTTCAGGCACCTGTGTATGTATCTGAAGCAAAAACTGAAGATCCTGTGGTGGCCCAGTTAAGAGAAGAACTTGAGAAGCTGCACAATAAAAATAATGACCTTGAATTAAAACTGCAGCATTTGACAAATCCTGAGCAGAGAATAATGGAAGAAGCAGCTGTATCTCAGGATAAAATCGCTGAGCTGGAAGAAACCCACTGCTTGGAGAAAGAAGAGTTAATTAAAGAACTTGACCTTCTGAAAAAAAGATATCAGGACACAGAAGCACATGCAGAAGATCTAAAGTTGGCTTTAGAGGTGGCTAGAGCTGGAAGTTCTGATTCTGAGAGCATGGCCATTCTAAGCAAGCAATATGAAGAGTTAAAGGTAATTTTGCAtaacaaagatgaagaaatagaaCGTTTCTATAGTCAGCTGAAGGAAAAAGATGCATTATTTCAAAACCTGGAACAGACACTATCAGTGAAAGTTGATTTCATTAAAACACTACAGTCTCAAATGGAAGAACAAGCTAAAGAATTTGAAGATGAAAGGAAACTTCTTCAAAATGAGGTCCTAGAAGCGCAGCAAAAGCAAGAGGATGATACTGAAGAGGCTAAGTTGAAACAGCAAATGCAGAGGAAGCTACAAGCTGCCTTGATCTCTCGCAAAGAAACTTTGAAAGTGAACAAATCActgagggaagagctggctaATGTAACAACATTGAAAGAAGAATTAAATCAAAGGCTAACTGAAATGGAAATGGCGATTGAAAACCTGAGGAAGGACAAAGAAGACCTTACGACAAAATTGTTAAATCTTAAGGAGcaaaaagaaaaattaattaTAGAAGTTGATAAATTACTGATTGAAAACCAGAATTTCAGTGCTTCTAGTGAAAGCTTAAAGCTGATCATTGACGGCATTACACAAGAAAAAGCTATCTTGCAACACGAAGTTGAATTCTTAaaaagtgaacaaaaggcagAGAGCTCAGACTGGCATAGGAAACATGAAGAATTACAAAAAGAATACGAAACACTTCTACAATCCTATGAGAATGTGAGTGGTGAGATTGAAAAGATGTACCGTGTACTTGAAATTGTAAAACAGGAGAAGCAGGAGTTGTTCGGCAAGATTCAAGAGGCTGAAGTTCAGAAAAAAGGGGTAGAGAAACAACTTCAGGAGGCAAAAGAGGAGCAGGAGGGAATGAAGGAAAAAATGAGGAAATTTGCTAAATCAAAGCAGCAGAAAATTATGGATCTCGAAGAAGAAATTGAGAGACTCCAGTTGGAACAGCAGTCTGAACCAAGCATGCAGAGTAAGCCAAGTGAATCTTCAGTCTTAACAGAAAGGCGACTTCAGGAGGAACTTCAGAAAGCAAAACAGGAAACAGAAGAGGTGATGAAAGAACTTGAAACCTTAAAAATTCAGAGGGATTTTTTGAAGGGAGAGACCAATAcgttgaaactggagctgaatgagatggctgagaagctggaaaATAGTGAGAAAGTTTTAGCCAAACATCAAAGTAATATTCAAGAACAGGAAATTAAAGTGAAAGAAGCTATTGATGCAACCATTGTAGCAGAAGTTAAACAGGGATTATCCAATAAAGTAGGTCCTTCAGTAGAGTCAACTAAAATCCATGGCCCTCCAGGGGGCTCAGAAGATCGTAGCTTCGATAATGAAATAAAGTACAATCAAGAACTGTCACAGTTGATGGAACAACTAAAACAGATGGAAAATGACAAGCAGATGACAGAGAATGAGATATATGAATTGAAGAAAGTAAACCAACTTTTGCAAAGTGAAAGGGACAGTTTGGAAGAGCAACTAGTTAAAAAtaaggaggaatggaaacagaTGCATAGGACTGTCTCTGAGCTTGAGCTCGATAATCACCAATTAAAACAAAAAGTAGAACTAGTACAGAAGGAGAAAACATCAGCAGATTTGGATAAAGATGATCTAGAAGAACGACTAATGAACCAGTTGGCAGAGCTAAACAGTAGTGTTGCTGATTATCAACAGGAATCAAAAGAACATAACAACAAGATTTCGCATTTAGAACTAACTGTGAGAGAGTATCTGAAACAGATTGGTGAACTGGAAGAAGAAGTGAGGCAACTTAAGAGAGAAAAGGCTGAAGCTGCAGCCAAGTTGCAAAAGGACTTTGAGCAGAAAATAAAGTCAATGCAAAAGAAATATGAGGGGGGTAAAATTCACAACAAAGAATTACAGGAGCTGCTCAAAGAACAACAGCAAGAGGTCAAGCAACTGCAGAAAGATTGCATTCAATACCAGGAGAAAATCAGTGGCTTAGGAAAAACTATTAGGGCATTGGAATTTGTTCAGCAAGAGACCCAGAAGAGTTTGGATACTGCAAAGAAGGAAACAGCAGCacaactggaagattgcaaaaagGCCCAGGCAGAGCTGCTTTCTTGTAAAGTTCAACTCGATGATGCTCAAAGTGAGGTAGCTAGGCTCTTGGCAGATGAGTTGAAGCTAAAAGAAGAGCTTCAGACTCTTGAAAATAAGGCCAAAGAGCAAACTACCTATATGGAAGAAGAACAAAAGAGAAGGATTAATCGAGAAAAAGATGAACATAGAAAGGAGCTTAAAAACATGCAAGAGAAGATAGAAAGTTTGGAGCGTGAGAAGAAGCATTCTGAAGACACCGTTGAGGCACTGCAGGGCACATTGGAAAAGAAGAAAGAGGAAACCAATCAGATTCAGGCAAATTTCAATGAAAATTTAGCCAAGCTGGCAGCCTTCACTCGTAGTATGTCTTCTTTACAGAATGACCGTGACAGAATTATTGATGAGTCTAAAAAATGGGAAATCAAGTTCAATGATGCAATTTTGAAGAAAGAAGAAGAGATCAGAGACAAGGAAAACAACTGCAGCAGACTGAGGGATCAGCTAAGACAGATCACCATTCATCATGAGGAACTGAAAATCAAGCTTTCAAGGTAAAGCAAAACAAAACATCTCCTTTCATCCAGGTCAAAGAAATATATAGAACTAGCTATTCTTGGTGTTTAGGAACTTTTTTTTATCCTGTTTGTAAACTTCTATCCTTCCCCTGACAAATTATTGAAGTCTCTCAACTTTGGTAAATTAGTATGAGGCTTTCGCATTTTAAGTAAGTGTTAACATTTAAAGTAAATTACTCCAACGATGTGAATATTTGAAGTTTGCAACTTTTTAATGAAATTCCAGTTCTAATGAGAAATGCCACGTTGTATAAAAGACATATGGAGcactatgtgggagggaacgattagattgatcttggaataagttaaagggtcagcacaacgcGGTGCAGAACTATTCTATGTTCATATTTTAAAACAGTTCACTGCTGgatggcaaacatgaggaaatctgcagatgctggaaattcaagcaacacacataaaatgccggtggaatgcagcaggccaggcagcatctataggaagaagcgctgccaacattttgggtcaagacccttcacctctcatcctgatgaagggtctcggcccgaaacatcgacagtccttcttccaatagatgctgcctggcctgctgcattccaccagcattttgtgtgcactgcTGGATGGAGTTAGTAGCAACAGTAGGGCACAGCCACATGTGATCAAATAATACACAtgtagaatttttttaaatgatctgGTTATTTTAACTGATCTCATTAAGAGTAACAATGATAAGATTTCCTGTATCTCTGTGGATCTGTTAGGGGAGATGAAGTAGGTTTGACTACCATAATTacagttaagaccataagaagtAGGAACAGGAATTGACCCTTTGAGTTTAGTCATGACTGATCCAAAGTTCCTCAAAAGTACTTTTCCATCTTATCCCCACATGCCTTGATTTTCTTGTTGCTTATAAATCTGTCAGCTTTGAATATATTCAATAATAGAAATTCCACAGCTTTAAGGCAAAAAGAGAAGAAATTCTATGGCCTTAAATGCCCTCCACTCCTAGACTGTCCCACTTTCccccaatttactttcatacccCCTAAGaatcttgtatcttctaccttcTTTGAATAAGGGTATCAAATTGGCAGTTTTATAATTTGCTACTTCTCTGGAGTGTAAGGGTTATACAAATGTGCATCCACTATTGACAGCCACTCCCTTTGTAAATATGAAAATAATCCACTTCAGCGTTGATACAAAAATGGTGTTTAATTCCCACCCTACCCCCATCCCAAATTTCTTTTGAATGATGTTCATTGTATCTTTGATTATAAAGACTGAGTTACCAGGTTACAGTTTATTaaagataaac
The genomic region above belongs to Hypanus sabinus isolate sHypSab1 chromosome 13, sHypSab1.hap1, whole genome shotgun sequence and contains:
- the LOC132403566 gene encoding golgin subfamily B member 1-like isoform X2, which encodes METGGEVSEDVMERLAHTEQLVIQLKELVREKDFQLQSKDVQLKEEKELFDARLSKLKLQAKAKVASLNARIEELQKQTLPSTSSQTASTAENVAEVGVEHPLHDEIENLKGQLQKQEDSFRTLQATAEGMKDQLQAASELLKQKEAEHARELLSLREVILEKDSRFQECIQKHEEELVQLASGSEINKELQQTVKSLQRKLEEKEEALVGRTRVVEMLQQELNNCDWEKKVLNKKLQELEDNLSTLQAAFDLEKVSSETRLRELVEKHEIELAEKDRTLMHLQQTLQTALASYDELTAQSQQLQNTVEAREKICQALTDEVKLLKDDLKQIEENKQSEADLISQNETSARIQELEEKVQSLQTAAEEQVVTSQNRLAELEEEKGSLLWRIVDYEEIKTENEHLRARIKELEQHRAVNLAQPTEDSMLAEGTGIKLLETLVEDQATQSGDVSQWVTEKTDKAKNLQEVSEPEQKATEPVEVQQCKAEIEECSETHSLHRIISDDDKEPGSITYQPGVAQTNQLLLNKLDSVLSEDGIVCQISMKDGPQFMPEQQEAMSATDKHFKVYTEQKEVMEERTNSCTKVDSTIVSVQLDKVNSTQVEQRSTTVVHLGHHTYSTTEVYSSGEQLEYSSASHGGLALVLGKEEDSGITRHCPELQGVQSNKSDKLQARIQDLEEELEELKAFYSKQLKDNNEELMGLNQIVLGYKEEIVKANEAIDNLSAEKNELLDQIQKYSEELSLVPQLKEKLTKAEEEAVDEEKKNYLVLENMSMQNSLLQEQFHSAENESRSKDMKIEALERELDIMQHQISEQEVEVKDLRGELKMKKEATLNLKQLVNDDKSKIEELVQKLASKEQELVTMQQALFENVSKVQQLHSCLSEKEREMAEVTMSMSEKMVVLNEEKFSLGNQVKQLKEQALLLQKEPEGKEEEKPSSEPEQPTRSKEQTDLSQSGTGRLELILKERDDLKKHVDNLTKENEQIKRKLQAALIKRKELLKKMEEMKQEAQNKDCEAEESSPSGNEAGCSDLNSSEPVQLCEENQIQNQQSVDLVRALAEKETDLQNVREALQDQEATVGHLQNLVEDLKQKLQKKTDQVNSLEATLLPKQLDNPQAMSQHEMEEKDVENESTEIDSDKVPEPIITVEGSEESKQTLLESKLSVLEQEKDQLQKKLEEAMSLRKDMIKKAQEKNRLHREQVKQQKEQYNALLENFNQQSQEKVRICEELSRVKEQLQLLEEKPAGAEPQPGKLLQENSEEAKDELSERSEHLGWSSELMDTSRTILVQAPVYVSEAKTEDPVVAQLREELEKLHNKNNDLELKLQHLTNPEQRIMEEAAVSQDKIAELEETHCLEKEELIKELDLLKKRYQDTEAHAEDLKLALEVARAGSSDSESMAILSKQYEELKVILHNKDEEIERFYSQLKEKDALFQNLEQTLSVKVDFIKTLQSQMEEQAKEFEDERKLLQNEVLEAQQKQEDDTEEAKLKQQMQRKLQAALISRKETLKVNKSLREELANVTTLKEELNQRLTEMEMAIENLRKDKEDLTTKLLNLKEQKEKLIIEVDKLLIENQNFSASSESLKLIIDGITQEKAILQHEVEFLKSEQKAESSDWHRKHEELQKEYETLLQSYENVSGEIEKMYRVLEIVKQEKQELFGKIQEAEVQKKGVEKQLQEAKEEQEGMKEKMRKFAKSKQQKIMDLEEEIERLQLEQQSEPSMQSKPSESSVLTERRLQEELQKAKQETEEVMKELETLKIQRDFLKGETNTLKLELNEMAEKLENSEKVLAKHQSNIQEQEIKVKEAIDATIVAEVKQGLSNKVGPSVESTKIHGPPGGSEDRSFDNEIKYNQELSQLMEQLKQMENDKQMTENEIYELKKVNQLLQSERDSLEEQLVKNKEEWKQMHRTVSELELDNHQLKQKVELVQKEKTSADLDKDDLEERLMNQLAELNSSVADYQQESKEHNNKISHLELTVREYLKQIGELEEEVRQLKREKAEAAAKLQKDFEQKIKSMQKKYEGGKIHNKELQELLKEQQQEVKQLQKDCIQYQEKISGLGKTIRALEFVQQETQKSLDTAKKETAAQLEDCKKAQAELLSCKVQLDDAQSEVARLLADELKLKEELQTLENKAKEQTTYMEEEQKRRINREKDEHRKELKNMQEKIESLEREKKHSEDTVEALQGTLEKKKEETNQIQANFNENLAKLAAFTRSMSSLQNDRDRIIDESKKWEIKFNDAILKKEEEIRDKENNCSRLRDQLRQITIHHEELKIKLSRMEHSEQEWESKFKIEEENWRQMMQKVQEENGQLFSRSEEFQKLHKDSQNEQLKLSEETKSLKGQIADLNNSLEKLEVTKGDLEKNLSKRETEVQNYMLTCEQLKSNLQNSKALTEKLHEETGEKEEKIVTLLAEKEEAVVSAIADAQQQHAEERGDWERQVKQLAKEKLEGELAIRKLQQETEDLDAKLRQTKEELKQNKVKLESLTKSMASLQNDRERVLSDYKQLEQRHIDVIVEKDQLIQEAATENNKLKNEFRSQQGQRDDLNSENAKLNAQLVRYREDLNQVILLKDSQHKQLEKTQLERIRALENEKAIMETKSKELEQENETLKEEKQKQTEQLQLAEKITDELKNEVENLRNGGPVQMLQKQLDEKLMEVEKLTTDLSSAQEKVAELELKRVEDEEETRHKLIDTKAKYEKELENLHHSAGIMRNETEVAEERVAELAKDLMETEQRLREALENIDQLQGQNRSFGKAMSSLQDNRDDLLVQFEKLQSKYVSDLEVERNRSEELYQELSQSKSQCSELVEENKRLSTELSAWKNNTIEDSLLARIDEMNTQLASKQQVVHELTLELESSAIQLKSFSKTVMALQDERDRLIDEVAKTKKVHEAKQTSPSNPGEVQSLKNALSSLQNDRDRLLKELRSLQQQYMRIGEETAEISQLQAQLESQKHQIANYEVTQEQLKQEYSTCQEELRHLRSEKMSYAAQSERLKEQYLIAVSDKDKQIHELQSMCQEMRLKLMQQGPAEATDLDESLKEDLQSENRQLKGQLNDSLKELHQKELRIQKLNSKLSMVFEEKIALSAQVRATTQNLRDTQQRLSELQLHHATLEHQLLDEEKTEPMVDTAPGAPQEKDRIELQVKETDLKHLKQRLVEAKQVQERTEQELSHLENLLAEEQEKRLAAEEALLSAEHQLKSVELSEWVSAQERNLNASALSEHSLLIDLPESATPSKTRRNSSMRSFCSLFHSRYRTKLLFTLYFIVLHVLFLLCFTGNL